A region from the Acinonyx jubatus isolate Ajub_Pintada_27869175 chromosome C2, VMU_Ajub_asm_v1.0, whole genome shotgun sequence genome encodes:
- the LOC106976337 gene encoding mitochondrial import receptor subunit TOM22 homolog, whose protein sequence is MPRRQEELEEEGKEELDETLSERLWGLTEMVPERVRSMAGATFHHSLFGAQKMCRFSRPAFMILVLPVVFEIEKLQMEQQQHPQRRQILVGPNAGSQGACQGSTFISWKALYCSCYVASLAGQV, encoded by the coding sequence ATGCCGAGAAGacaggaggagctggaggaggaaggcAAAGAGGAGCTGGATGAGACCCTGTCAGAGAGACTGTGGGGTCTGACAGAGATGGTCCCAGAGAGGGTCCGGTCCATGGCTGGTGCCACTTTTCATCACTCCCTCTTTGGGGCTCAAAAAATGTGCAGGTTTTCCAGGCCAGCCTTCATGATCCTGGTGCTTCCTGTTGTCTTCGAGATTGAGAAGTTGCAAATGGAGCAGCAGCAACACCCACAGCGACGGCAGATACTTGTAGGGCCTAACGCAGGTTCTCAGGGGGCTTGCCAGGGCTCTACCTTCATTTCTTGGAAAGCTCTATATTGTTCCTGCTATGTGGCTTCTCTTGCTGGACAAGTTTGA